A region from the Benincasa hispida cultivar B227 chromosome 12, ASM972705v1, whole genome shotgun sequence genome encodes:
- the LOC120067335 gene encoding equilibrative nucleotide transporter 1, translating to MGIADGDSESTSLLQTTAVADIPNKVPKDSFHLAYIIYFTLGFGYLLPWNAFVTAIDYFSYLYPDANVDRIFAVVYMGVSFICLVFIVFYSHKSNAHFRINLGLVLFVLTLLVVPVMDAVYIQGRVGLYEGLYVTIGSVVLCGAADAVVQGGVIGSAGELPERYMQAVLAGTAGSGVLVSLLRILTKSIYPQDASGLRESAKLYFAVSIVVMVICIIFYNMVEKLPVVKYYKDLKVQAMNMEEEEKGPLTGAVWRSTLWQIIESVKWYGFGIVLIYLVTLSIFPGYITEDVHSSILKDWYPILLITCYNVFDLVGKTLTAVYVIQNPKIVIVGSVVRLMFFPLFFTCLHGPSVFRTEIPVMLLTCLMGLTNGYLTSVLMMLAPKVVQLQHSETAGVVMVLFLVTGLAVGSVVSWVWII from the exons ATGGGTATCGCCGACGGAGATTCGGAATCGACCTCTCTTCTGCAAACTACAGCCGTTGCTGATATACCCAATAAGGTCCCTAAAGATTCATTCCATTTAGCCTACATAATCTACTTTACCTTGGGATTTGGTTACCTCCTTCCGTGGAACGCTTTTGTCACGGCTATTGACTACTTCTCCTATCTCTACCCTGATGCAAACGTTGATCGCATCTTTGCTGTTGTTTACATGGGGGTTTCCTTCATTTGCCTCGTCTTCATTGTCTTTTATTCCCACAAGTCTAATGCACACTTCAGGATCAACCTGGGATTGGTCCTTTTTGTGTTGACCCTGCTTGTGGTTCCAGTTATGGACGCGGTTTACATTCAGGGTCGGGTTGGGTTGTACGAGGGGCTATATGTGACCATCGGATCGGTGGTCTTGTGTGGTGCTGCTGATGCCGTAGTGCAGGGTGGGGTGATTGGCTCTGCCGGTGAGCTGCCGGAGAGATACATGCAGGCTGTTCTTGCTGGCACCGCTGGTTCTg GGGTCCTTGTTTCGCTTTTGAGGATTCTAACAAAATCGATATACCCACAAGATGCGAGTGGTTTGAGAGAAAGTGCGAAGCTTTACTTTGCGGTTTCCATTGTAGTTATGGTTATATGTATAATATTTTACAATATGGTTGAAAAGCTACCAGTGGTAAAGTATTACAAGGACTTGAAGGTACAAGCTATGAACATGGAGGAAGAGGAAAAAGGACCTCTGACTGGGGCGGTATGGAGATCAACGCTGTGGCAAATAATAGAGAGTGTCAAGTGGTATGGGTTTGGCATTGTCCTCATCTATTTAGTAACTTTGTCAATATTTCCAGGATACATTACTGAGGATGTTCATTCTTCCATTCTCAAAGACTGGTACCCAATTCTCCTCATTACCTGCTACAACGTGTTCGATCTTGTTGGCAAGACCCTCACTGCAGTTTATGTTATTCAAAATCCCAAGATTGTTATTGTTGGATCTGTCGTGAGACTCATGTTCTTTCCACTCTTCTTCACATGTCTTCATGGCCCCTCAGTCTTCAGAACCGAGATTCCAGTAATGTTGCTGACTTGTTTGATGGGTCTCACCAATGGCTATTTGACAAGTGTTCTGATGATGTTGGCTCCAAAGGTTGTCCAATTACAACACTCAGAAACTGCAGGAGTTGTCATGGTTTTGTTCCTGGTCACCGGTTTGGCAGTTGGTTCTGTCGTGTCTTGGGTCTGGATCATTTAA